One segment of Sesamum indicum cultivar Zhongzhi No. 13 linkage group LG4, S_indicum_v1.0, whole genome shotgun sequence DNA contains the following:
- the LOC105160380 gene encoding polypyrimidine tract-binding protein homolog 2 isoform X2 gives MTLALSALMSYTCRHMSRMYLQWQLIASGERAHVFSAFGFVHKITTFEKTAGFQALVQFSDSETASAAKDALDGRSIPSYLIPELGPCSLRITYSAHTDLSVKFQSHRSRDYTNPLLPVAPSAIDASGQFNLGVDGKKLEPESNVLLASIENMQYAVTLDVLHTVFSAFGPVLKIAMFDKNGGLQALIQYPDVPTAVVAKEALEGHCIYDGGYCKLHISYSRHTDLSIKVNNDRSRDYTIPSIPAMSAQPSILGQQPYPMGGPGAHAYNGTQYAPVPDPRGVPPPSAGWNSAVPSIPQSMPMQMHNYPYGPPTGGPAMGHGLMATHGQNGVPHSSPMPPYHPQ, from the exons ATGACGCTCGCCTTGTCAGCATTGATGTCCTACACTTG CAGGCACATGTCAAGGATGTATCTCCAATGGCAGCTTATTGCATCGGGAGAAAGAGCGCAT GTATTTTCTGCATTTGGATTTGTGCACAAGATTACTACATTTGAGAAGACTGCTGGTTTTCAG GCTCTGGTGCAATTTTCTGATTCAGAGACTGCATCTGCTGCGAAGGATGCCCTTGATGGAAGGAGCATTCCAAG TTATTTGATCCCGGAGCTCGGTCCATGTTCACTTAGGATCACATATTCCGCGCATACAGACCTGAGTGTGAAATTCCAGAGTCACCGTAGCAG GGACTATACCAATCCTCTTCTCCCTGTTGCTCCTTCAGCTATAGACGCAAGTGGCCAG TTCAATCTAGGAGTTGATGGGAAGAAACTGGAGCCAGAGAGCAATGTCCTTCTTGCCTCAATTGAAAACATGCAGTATGCTGTAACCTTGGATGTTTTACATACG GTCTTTTCAGCATTTGGACCTGTGCTAAAAATTGCCATGTTTGACAAAAATGGGGGTCTTCAGGCTTTGATTCAATATCCTG ATGTCCCAACCGCGGTTGTTGCCAAGGAAGCCTTGGAAGGACATTGCATATATGATGGAGGATACTGCAAGCTGCATATCTCATATTCTCGACATACTGATCTCAGCATAAAG GTCAATAATGATCGAAGCAGGGACTACACCATCCCCAGTATTCCTGCAATGAGTGCTCAACCCTCGATACTAGGACAGCAACCATATCCAATGGGAGGTCCAGGTGCCCATGCTTACAATGGAACACAATATGCTCCAGTTCCTGATCCTCGTGGCGTGCCTCCTCCTTCAGCCGGCTGGAACTCAGCTGTCCCTTCGATACCTCAATCTATGCCAATGCAAATGCACAATTACCCTTATGGGCCTCCAACAGGTGGTCCTGCAATGGGCCATGGGCTAATGGCAACTCATGGCCAGAATGGGGTACCACACTCATCTCCAATGCCACCTTATCATCCTCAATAG
- the LOC105160379 gene encoding ATP-dependent zinc metalloprotease FTSH 11, chloroplastic/mitochondrial — MTMTLQAALARRPSLPPLNSLSLALKPRIPNFPSQIAFPRGVNDRFSDSVSLKSRFLWHSLVVSCSLNSENVNSATDSVSNNFTENSETDEFANTVDSTESMGGGEVEGEVKNGDVNKKLPIMVFLMGVFARLKNGFESLLHSDWFSWWPFWRQEKRLERLIEEADANPMDAAKQSALLAELNKHSPESVIQRFEQRAHAIDSRGVAEYLRALVVTNAIAEYLPDEQSGKPSSLPSLLQELKQRASGNMEEPFMSPGVSEKQPLHVMMVDPKITNRSSRFAQEVISTILFTVAVGLVWLMGAAALQKYIGSLGGIGTPGVGSTSSYAPKELNKEIMPEKNVKTFKDVKGCDDAKQELEEVVEYLKNPSKFTRLGGKLPKGILLTGSPGTGKTLLAKAIAGEAGVPFFYRAGSEFEEMFVGVGARRVRSLFQAAKKKAPCIIFIDEIDAVGSTRKQWEGHTKKTLHQLLVEMDGFEQNEGIIVMAATNLPDILDPALTRPGRFDRHIVVPNPDVRGRQEILELYLQDKPVADDVDVKAIARGTPGFNGADLANLVNIAAIKAAVEGAEKLTAAQLEFAKDRIIMGTERKTMFLSEDSKKLTAYHESGHAIVALNTEGAHPIHKATIMPRGSALGMVTQLPSSDETSISKKQLLARLDVCMGGRVAEELIFGQDHITTGASSDLNTATELAQYMVSTCGMSDAIGPVHIKERPGSEMQSRIDAEVVKLLREAYNRVKALLKKHEKALHVLANALLEYETLNAEEIRRILLPYSEGRLAVEQDQQQAEEELVLA; from the exons ATGACTATGACACTCCAAGCTGCTCTCGCTCGCAGGCCCTCACTCCCTCCATTGAACTCTCTTTCTCTCGCTCTGAAACCCCGGATTCCGAACTTCCCTTCTCAAATTGCTTTCCCTAGAGGAGTAAATGATAGGTTTAGTGACTCGGTTTCTCTAAAGTCCAGATTTTTGTGGCATAGTTTAGTTGTCTCCTGTTCATTGAATTCAGAGAATGTAAATTCAGCTACTGACTCtgttagtaataattttactgAAAACTCCGAAACAGATGAGTTTGCAAATACAGTTGACTCGACCGAAAGCATGGGTGGAGGGGAGGTGGAGGGTGAGGTGAAGAATGGGGATGTGAACAAGAAGTTGCCAATAATGGTGTTTCTGATGGGAGTATTTGCTAGGTTAAAAAATGGATTTGAGAGCTTGTTGCATTCAGACTGGTTCAGCTGGTGGCCGTTTTGGCGGCAGGAGAAGCGGTTGGAGCGGTTGATTGAGGAGGCTGATGCAAATCCAATGGACGCAGCTAAGCAAAGCGCTCTGTTGGCTGAGCTAAATAAACACAG CCCTGAGTCTGTCATCCAGCGTTTTGAGCAAAGGGCACATGCTATAGACAGTAGAGGAGTAGCAGAATATCTTCGGGCGCTAGTGGTGACTAATGCAATTGCTGAATATTTGCCTGATGAACAATCTGGAAAGCCTTCTAGTCTTCCTTCTTTG tTGCAAGAGTTAAAACAACGTGCATCAGGGAACATGGAAGAGCCTTTTATGAGCCCCGGTGTATCTGAGAAACAGCCGTTACATGTTATGATG GTGGAccccaaaatcacaaatagATCATCACGTTTTGCACAAGAAGTCATATCAACTATCTTGTTCACTGTTGCTGTTGGTTTGGTTTG GTTAATGGGTGCTGCTGCTCTTCAGAAGTATATTGGTAGCTTAGGTGGGATTGGAACTCCTGGAGTTGGTTCTACTTCTTCTTATGCCCCAAAAGAGTTGAACAAAGAAATAATGCCAGAGAAG AACGTGAAGACATTCAAAGATGTCAAAGGCTGTGATGATGCTAAACAAGAGCTTGAGGAGGTTGTTGAGTATCTTAAAAATCCTTCAAAGTTCACTCGACTAGGAGGGAAGTTACCTAAG GGAATTCTTCTAACTGGATCACCTGGAACAGGAAAAACTTTGCTTGCCAAG GCAATTGCTGGAGAGGCTGGGGTACCTTTCTTTTACAGAGCAGGATCTGAGTTTGAGGAAAT GTTTGTGGGTGTTGGTGCTCGACGTGTGAGATCTTTGTTTCAAGCTGCTAAAAAGAAG GCTCCGTGCATCATATTTATCGATGAAATTGATGCTGTTGGGTCTACTCGGAAGCAGTGGGAAGGTCATACGAAGAAGACACTGCATCAGTTACTTGTAGAAATGGATGGATTTGAACAGAATGAG GGAATTATTGTGATGGCCGCTACCAACTTGCCTGATATACTTGATCCAGCTTTGACAAGACCTGGTAGATTTGACAGGCAT ATTGTTGTTCCTAATCCGGATGTGCGGGGTCGTCAAGAGATATTGGAACTCTACTTACAAGACAAACCTGTGGCAGATGATGTTGATGTAAAAGCAATTGCACGTGGTACTCCAGGATTCAATGGGGCAG ATCTTGCAAATTTGGTAAATATTGCTGCAATTAAGGCAGCTGTTGAAGGTGCTGAGAAGTTGACAGCAGCACAGTTAGAGTTTGCCAAAGACAGGATAATAATGGGAACTGAAAGGAAGACAATGTTTCTTTCTGAAGATTCAAAAAAG CTCACTGCATATCATGAGAGTGGCCATGCAATTGTTGCATTGAATACTGAAGGTGCACATCCAATTCATAAGGCTACAATTATGCCACGTGGATCTGCTCTTGGCATGGTTACTCAGCTTCCTTCTAGTGATGAGACTTCAATCAGCAAGAAGCAATTGCTGGCACGCCTTGATGTCTGTATGGGAGGAAGAGTAGCTGAAGAGCTTATCTTTGGCCAGGACCATATAACTACTGGAGCAAGCAGCGATCTTAACACAGCTACAGAGCTTGCTCAATATATG GTATCAACCTGTGGGATGAGTGATGCAATTGGGCCTGTCCATATTAAAGAACGACCTGGTTCAGAAATGCAATCCCGTATTGATGCTGAA GTGGTTAAGCTATTGAGGGAAGCTTATAATCGCGTAAAGGCCCTACTGAAAAAG CATGAGAAGGCATTACATGTGTTGGCAAATGCACTTCTGGAGTATGAAACGCTTAATGCTGAAGAAATTAGGCGCATACTTCTTCCTTATAGTGAGGGACGGTTAGCAGTAGAACAGGACCAGCAACAGGCGGAGGAAGAACTTGTACTGGCTTAA
- the LOC105160677 gene encoding probable trehalose-phosphate phosphatase C isoform X2 — MGTKLFIYRMVTENIRKLYMAIGLQKWLYGTQVGDSILNQRLGVEPSDEKPNGLGLADATYISWLEEHPSALTSFVPMMSETKGKQIVVFLDYDGTLSPIVNDPDRAFMSDPMRSAVREVARHFPTAIISGRSRDKVYEFVKLDEVYYAGSHGMDIMGPPLHVKSYDGKYQINTLDDKGNEITIFQPAKEYLPTIKMMLKELRKRTCGIPGTLVEDNRFCISVHYRHVLDQDYGLLEEIIRDVVSEYPNFFHLTRGKKVIEIRPSIKWNKGDALVYLLDTLGFSDSTNVLPFYLGDDKTDEDAFKVLRSRGHGYPIIVSSVPRETSASYSLRDPSEVLSFLIRLARWGSMP, encoded by the exons ATGGGCACTAAGCTGTTTATCT ATAGAATGGTGACGGAGAATATTCGGAAGCTTTACATGGCCATCGGCCTACAAAAATGGCTCTACGGGACTCAAGTCGGCGACTCCATATTAAATCAAAGGCTAGGAGTTGAGCCCAGTGATGAAAAGCCCAATGGACTTGGTCTTGCAGATGCAACCTACATTTCTTGGCTG GAGGAACACCCTTCTGCACTAACTTCATTTGTTCCGATGATGAGCGAGACGAAAGGGAAGCAAATAGTCGTGTTCTTGGACTATGACGGTACTCTTTCACCAATCGTTAATGATCCTGATCGCGCTTTCATGTCTGATCCg ATGCGGTCTGCTGTCCGTGAAGTGGCGAGGCACTTTCCGACTGCTATAATAAGTGGTAGGAGCAGAGACAAG gTGTATGAATTTGTTAAGTTAGATGAAGTATATTATGCTGGGAGTCATGGGATGGACATCATGGGACCTCCTTTGCATGTTAAGTCTTATGATGGCAAGTATCAGATAAATACCCTTGATGACAAG GGCAATGAAATCACAATTTTCCAACCTGCTAAGGAGTATCTGCCCACAATTAAGATG ATGTTGAAAGAGCTGAGGAAAAGAACATGTGGGATACCAGGTACTTTGGTGGAGGACAACAGATTCTGTATATCAGTGCATTACAGACATGTCCTGGACCAGGACTACGGATTGCTTGAAGAGATAATACGGGACGTAGTCTCCGAGTACCCTAATTTCTTCCATCTAACGCGAGGGAAAAAAGTTATTGAGATTcggccatccatcaaatggaacAAAGGCGATGCTCTGGTGTATCTGCTCGACACTCTAGGCTTTTCTGACTCCACCAATGTTCTCCCTTTTTACCTAGGAGACGACAAAACTGATGAAGATGCCTTTAAGGTACTTAGGAGTCGGGGACACGGATACCCTATCATCGTATCATCGGTTCCAAGAGAAACCTCGGCTTCATATTCTCTACGTGATCCATCTGAAGTACTATCTTTTCTGATACGTTTAGCCCGCTGGGGCTCAATGCcctaa
- the LOC105160382 gene encoding bidirectional sugar transporter SWEET3b translates to MEEKLRLAVGIMGNATSLLLYAAPILTFSRVIKKRSTEEFSCVPYILALLNCFLYTWYGLPVVSYKWENFPVVTINGLGILLEISFILIYFYFAPANGKKKVAMLTIPVLLVSCLVAILSAFVFHDHHHRKAFVGSVGLVASVAMYGSPLVVVKQVIQTKSVEFMPFYLSFFSFLASSLWMAYGLLSHDLFLASPNLVGSPLGILQLVLYCMYRKKRTTEQPQKWDLEINCEKPIQHLKLNEENEEKPVQYLKVNEENDDEKTKQQLQLVVTDTTNGKS, encoded by the exons ATGGAAGAGAAACTTCGCTTGGCAGTAGGCATTATGG GGAATGCAACGTCTCTGCTACTTTATGCTGCACCAAT ATTAACTTTCTCACGGGTGATAAAAAAGAGAAGCACTGAAGAGTTTTCATGCGTGCCATATATCTTAGCCCTGTTGAACTGTTTCCTTTACACTTGGTACGGCTTGCCAGTTGTAAGCTACAAGTGGGAAAACTTTCCGGTGGTCACCATTAATGGATTAGGGATTCTTCTGGAGATCTCCTTCATACTGATATATTTCTACTTTGCTCCAGCTAATGGAAAG AAGAAGGTGGCCATGTTAACTATACCTGTTCTCCTGGTGTCCTGCCTTGTTGCAATATTATCAGCATTTGTATTtcatgatcatcatcatcgcAAGGCATTTGTTGGAAGCGTCGGACTGGTAGCATCTGTAGCAATGTATGGTTCTCCACTGGTGGTTGTG AAACAAGTGATACAGACCAAGAGCGTGGAATTTATGCCATTCTACTTGTCATTTTTCTCGTTTCTTGCTAGTTCACTTTGGATGGCTTATGGACTTCTCAGCCATGATCTTTTTCTAGCG TCCCCAAACCTGGTCGGCAGCCCTCTAGGAATCCTTCAGCTTGTGCTGTACTGTATGTACAGAAAAAAGAGAACTACTGAACAACCTCAGAAATGGGATCTGGAAATCAATTGTGAGAAACCAATACAACACCTGAAGCTGAACgaagaaaatgaagagaaacCAGTGCAGTATCTAAAGGTGaatgaagaaaatgatgaCGAGAAAACAAAACAGCAGTTGCAGCTGGTGGTCACTGATACAACAAATGGAAAAAGTTGA
- the LOC105160678 gene encoding uncharacterized protein LOC105160678 — MVKLASARESRMYGPRLSRNRSEYMNAGLYVFATILLLGGFTAQLSHEPKSGLVLLLIGFLIIILVNLHDLIAHLAGIDYRLPLMEFDLQLGLVEFAVPLVYTIGTLLFFLATLFLFLQAEKGYVNFKLERVALSMLVAGPALWLLGSIHNSCQIYERSDGHVQILQESVLIPFLMASMLFLVGAIVNGREQVGHSHHHGLKLLGDTWIWLGIFGSLILFIGALANVVKVFKMLQLSGLRLEKLRRLVRLREGQMPLIGGEQRRPPNRISEGPMPPIVEEQRRERPAVDIEEGASKEVPTPYKDVLVGQR, encoded by the exons ATGGTAAAGCTAGCCTCAGCCCGCGAAAGCAGAATGTACGGGCCAAGATTGTCCCGGAACAGATCAGAGTACATGAATGCGGGCCTATACGTGTTCGCAACGATCCTGCTTCTGGGAGGTTTCACCGCCCAGCTTTCGCACGAGCCCAAATCCGGGCTCGTGCTGCTGCTAATAggatttttgataattatattggtTAACTTGCATGATCTCATCGCTCATCTTGCGGGGATCGATTACCGGTTGCCGTTGATGGAGTTCGATCTGCAGTTGGGACTCGTCGAGTTCGCCGTGCCTCTGGTTTATACTATAGGGACGCTTCTCTTTTTCCTGgcaactctttttcttttcctccag GCAGAAAAAGGATACGTGAACTTCAAACTGGAACGGGTCGCTTTAAGCATGCTTGTTGCGGGTCCGGCTCTATGGCTTCTTGGATCAATCCATAACTCATGTCAGATCTATGAGAGGTCGGATGGACATGTTCAAATCTTGCAGGAGTCTGTTCTTATTCCGTTCTTGATGGCGAGTATGTTGTTTCTTGTTGGTGCAATTGTCAATGGTCGAGAGCAGGTTGGACATAGTCATCATCATGGCTTGAAGTTATTG GGTGATACATGGATATGGCTAGGTATATTCGGAAGCCTAATACTCTTTATCGGAGCATTGGCAAATGTCGTAAAAGTTTTCAAGATGCTACAACTTAGCGGCCTAAGATTAGAGAAACTGAGG CGGTTGGTCCGACTAAGAGAAGGGCAGATGCCACTCATCGGGGGAGAACAGAGGAGACCACCCAACCGTATAAGTGAAGGGCCGATGCCACCCATTGTGGAAGAACAGAGGAGGGAGAGGCCTGCGGTGGACATCGAGGAGGGTGCATCCAAGGAAGTTCCGACGCCCTATAAAGACGTCCTTGTTGGTCAGAGATGA
- the LOC105160380 gene encoding polypyrimidine tract-binding protein homolog 2 isoform X1: MSSVSSQPQFRYTQPPSKVLHLRNLPWECTEEELIDLGKPFGKVVNTKCNVGANRNQAFIEFAELNQAIAMISYYASSSEPAQVRGKTVYLQYSNRQEIVNNKTTADVAGNVLLVTIEGNDARLVSIDVLHLVFSAFGFVHKITTFEKTAGFQALVQFSDSETASAAKDALDGRSIPSYLIPELGPCSLRITYSAHTDLSVKFQSHRSRDYTNPLLPVAPSAIDASGQFNLGVDGKKLEPESNVLLASIENMQYAVTLDVLHTVFSAFGPVLKIAMFDKNGGLQALIQYPDVPTAVVAKEALEGHCIYDGGYCKLHISYSRHTDLSIKVNNDRSRDYTIPSIPAMSAQPSILGQQPYPMGGPGAHAYNGTQYAPVPDPRGVPPPSAGWNSAVPSIPQSMPMQMHNYPYGPPTGGPAMGHGLMATHGQNGVPHSSPMPPYHPQ; this comes from the exons ATGTCGTCTGTTTCCAGCCAGCCACAGTTCCGCTATACTCAGCCTCCGTCCAAGGTTCTCCATTTGAGGAACTTACCATGGGAATGTACTGAAGAGGAACTAATCGACCTGGGGAAGCCATTCGGTAAAGTTGTTAACACAAAGTGTAATGTTGGAGCAAATAGAAACCAAGCTTTTATTGAGTTT GCAGAACTAAATCAGGCTATTGCTATGATATCATATTACGCATCATCGTCTGAGCCGGCGCAGGTGCGAGGGAAAACTGTCTACCTACAGTATTCCAACAGGCAAGAAATAGTGAACAACAAAACTACTGCGGATGTTGCTGGAAACGTGCTCTTGGTAACAATTGAGGGGAATGACGCTCGCCTTGTCAGCATTGATGTCCTACACTTG GTATTTTCTGCATTTGGATTTGTGCACAAGATTACTACATTTGAGAAGACTGCTGGTTTTCAG GCTCTGGTGCAATTTTCTGATTCAGAGACTGCATCTGCTGCGAAGGATGCCCTTGATGGAAGGAGCATTCCAAG TTATTTGATCCCGGAGCTCGGTCCATGTTCACTTAGGATCACATATTCCGCGCATACAGACCTGAGTGTGAAATTCCAGAGTCACCGTAGCAG GGACTATACCAATCCTCTTCTCCCTGTTGCTCCTTCAGCTATAGACGCAAGTGGCCAG TTCAATCTAGGAGTTGATGGGAAGAAACTGGAGCCAGAGAGCAATGTCCTTCTTGCCTCAATTGAAAACATGCAGTATGCTGTAACCTTGGATGTTTTACATACG GTCTTTTCAGCATTTGGACCTGTGCTAAAAATTGCCATGTTTGACAAAAATGGGGGTCTTCAGGCTTTGATTCAATATCCTG ATGTCCCAACCGCGGTTGTTGCCAAGGAAGCCTTGGAAGGACATTGCATATATGATGGAGGATACTGCAAGCTGCATATCTCATATTCTCGACATACTGATCTCAGCATAAAG GTCAATAATGATCGAAGCAGGGACTACACCATCCCCAGTATTCCTGCAATGAGTGCTCAACCCTCGATACTAGGACAGCAACCATATCCAATGGGAGGTCCAGGTGCCCATGCTTACAATGGAACACAATATGCTCCAGTTCCTGATCCTCGTGGCGTGCCTCCTCCTTCAGCCGGCTGGAACTCAGCTGTCCCTTCGATACCTCAATCTATGCCAATGCAAATGCACAATTACCCTTATGGGCCTCCAACAGGTGGTCCTGCAATGGGCCATGGGCTAATGGCAACTCATGGCCAGAATGGGGTACCACACTCATCTCCAATGCCACCTTATCATCCTCAATAG
- the LOC105160380 gene encoding polypyrimidine tract-binding protein homolog 2 isoform X3 → MTLALSALMSYTWHMSRMYLQWQLIASGERAHVFSAFGFVHKITTFEKTAGFQALVQFSDSETASAAKDALDGRSIPSYLIPELGPCSLRITYSAHTDLSVKFQSHRSRDYTNPLLPVAPSAIDASGQFNLGVDGKKLEPESNVLLASIENMQYAVTLDVLHTVFSAFGPVLKIAMFDKNGGLQALIQYPDVPTAVVAKEALEGHCIYDGGYCKLHISYSRHTDLSIKVNNDRSRDYTIPSIPAMSAQPSILGQQPYPMGGPGAHAYNGTQYAPVPDPRGVPPPSAGWNSAVPSIPQSMPMQMHNYPYGPPTGGPAMGHGLMATHGQNGVPHSSPMPPYHPQ, encoded by the exons ATGACGCTCGCCTTGTCAGCATTGATGTCCTACACTTG GCACATGTCAAGGATGTATCTCCAATGGCAGCTTATTGCATCGGGAGAAAGAGCGCAT GTATTTTCTGCATTTGGATTTGTGCACAAGATTACTACATTTGAGAAGACTGCTGGTTTTCAG GCTCTGGTGCAATTTTCTGATTCAGAGACTGCATCTGCTGCGAAGGATGCCCTTGATGGAAGGAGCATTCCAAG TTATTTGATCCCGGAGCTCGGTCCATGTTCACTTAGGATCACATATTCCGCGCATACAGACCTGAGTGTGAAATTCCAGAGTCACCGTAGCAG GGACTATACCAATCCTCTTCTCCCTGTTGCTCCTTCAGCTATAGACGCAAGTGGCCAG TTCAATCTAGGAGTTGATGGGAAGAAACTGGAGCCAGAGAGCAATGTCCTTCTTGCCTCAATTGAAAACATGCAGTATGCTGTAACCTTGGATGTTTTACATACG GTCTTTTCAGCATTTGGACCTGTGCTAAAAATTGCCATGTTTGACAAAAATGGGGGTCTTCAGGCTTTGATTCAATATCCTG ATGTCCCAACCGCGGTTGTTGCCAAGGAAGCCTTGGAAGGACATTGCATATATGATGGAGGATACTGCAAGCTGCATATCTCATATTCTCGACATACTGATCTCAGCATAAAG GTCAATAATGATCGAAGCAGGGACTACACCATCCCCAGTATTCCTGCAATGAGTGCTCAACCCTCGATACTAGGACAGCAACCATATCCAATGGGAGGTCCAGGTGCCCATGCTTACAATGGAACACAATATGCTCCAGTTCCTGATCCTCGTGGCGTGCCTCCTCCTTCAGCCGGCTGGAACTCAGCTGTCCCTTCGATACCTCAATCTATGCCAATGCAAATGCACAATTACCCTTATGGGCCTCCAACAGGTGGTCCTGCAATGGGCCATGGGCTAATGGCAACTCATGGCCAGAATGGGGTACCACACTCATCTCCAATGCCACCTTATCATCCTCAATAG
- the LOC105160677 gene encoding probable trehalose-phosphate phosphatase C isoform X1, which translates to MYVSFITSPLSSVWPINKIYRMVTENIRKLYMAIGLQKWLYGTQVGDSILNQRLGVEPSDEKPNGLGLADATYISWLEEHPSALTSFVPMMSETKGKQIVVFLDYDGTLSPIVNDPDRAFMSDPMRSAVREVARHFPTAIISGRSRDKVYEFVKLDEVYYAGSHGMDIMGPPLHVKSYDGKYQINTLDDKGNEITIFQPAKEYLPTIKMMLKELRKRTCGIPGTLVEDNRFCISVHYRHVLDQDYGLLEEIIRDVVSEYPNFFHLTRGKKVIEIRPSIKWNKGDALVYLLDTLGFSDSTNVLPFYLGDDKTDEDAFKVLRSRGHGYPIIVSSVPRETSASYSLRDPSEVLSFLIRLARWGSMP; encoded by the exons ATAGAATGGTGACGGAGAATATTCGGAAGCTTTACATGGCCATCGGCCTACAAAAATGGCTCTACGGGACTCAAGTCGGCGACTCCATATTAAATCAAAGGCTAGGAGTTGAGCCCAGTGATGAAAAGCCCAATGGACTTGGTCTTGCAGATGCAACCTACATTTCTTGGCTG GAGGAACACCCTTCTGCACTAACTTCATTTGTTCCGATGATGAGCGAGACGAAAGGGAAGCAAATAGTCGTGTTCTTGGACTATGACGGTACTCTTTCACCAATCGTTAATGATCCTGATCGCGCTTTCATGTCTGATCCg ATGCGGTCTGCTGTCCGTGAAGTGGCGAGGCACTTTCCGACTGCTATAATAAGTGGTAGGAGCAGAGACAAG gTGTATGAATTTGTTAAGTTAGATGAAGTATATTATGCTGGGAGTCATGGGATGGACATCATGGGACCTCCTTTGCATGTTAAGTCTTATGATGGCAAGTATCAGATAAATACCCTTGATGACAAG GGCAATGAAATCACAATTTTCCAACCTGCTAAGGAGTATCTGCCCACAATTAAGATG ATGTTGAAAGAGCTGAGGAAAAGAACATGTGGGATACCAGGTACTTTGGTGGAGGACAACAGATTCTGTATATCAGTGCATTACAGACATGTCCTGGACCAGGACTACGGATTGCTTGAAGAGATAATACGGGACGTAGTCTCCGAGTACCCTAATTTCTTCCATCTAACGCGAGGGAAAAAAGTTATTGAGATTcggccatccatcaaatggaacAAAGGCGATGCTCTGGTGTATCTGCTCGACACTCTAGGCTTTTCTGACTCCACCAATGTTCTCCCTTTTTACCTAGGAGACGACAAAACTGATGAAGATGCCTTTAAGGTACTTAGGAGTCGGGGACACGGATACCCTATCATCGTATCATCGGTTCCAAGAGAAACCTCGGCTTCATATTCTCTACGTGATCCATCTGAAGTACTATCTTTTCTGATACGTTTAGCCCGCTGGGGCTCAATGCcctaa